From one Gossypium hirsutum isolate 1008001.06 chromosome D08, Gossypium_hirsutum_v2.1, whole genome shotgun sequence genomic stretch:
- the LOC107919810 gene encoding ADP,ATP carrier protein 1, mitochondrial-like, translating to MDQVQHPSIMQKVAGQLLRSSHSQDFQGYNGSFRSPALCQRRAAYGNYSNAALQHPVRACGDLSMVPSTASAICVQAPAEKGFSSFAIDFLMGGVSAAVSKTAAAPIERVKLLIQNQDEMIKSGRLSEPYKGIGDCFKRTIKDEGFGSLWRGNTVNVIRYFPTQALNFAFKDYFKKLFNFKKDRDGYWKWFAGNLASGGAAGASSLLFVYSLDYARTRLTNDAKAAKKGGERQFNGFVDVYRKTLKSDGIAGLYRGFNISCVGIIVYRALYFGMYDSLKPVLLTGSMQDSFFASFALGWLITNGAGLASYPIDTVRRRMMMTSGEAVKYKSSLDAFSQILKNEGAKSLFKGAGANILRAIAGAGVLAGYDKLQLIVFGKKYGSGGA from the exons ATGGATCAGGTTCAACACCCATCTATCATGCAGAAGGTAGCAGGCCAGCTCCTTCGTTCTAGCCATTCTCAAGATTTTCAAGGTTATAATGGGTCTTTCAGGAGTCCTGCTCTATGCCAAAGGCGTGCTGCATATGGCAATTACTCCAATGCTGCACTGCAGCATCCTGTCCGGGCTTGTGGAGACCTGTCTATGGTTCCATCAACAGCTTCTGCTATTTGCGTTCAGGCTCCTGCTGAGAAAGGATTTAGCAGCTTTGCTATTGATTTCCTCATGGGTGGAGTTTCTGCTGCTGTATCAAAAACAGCTGCTGCACCAATTGAGCGTGTTAAGCTTTTGATTCAGAACCAGGATGAAATGATCAAAAGTGGAAGGCTCTCTGAACCTTACAAGGGTATTGGTGATTGTTTCAAGCGAACAATCAAGGATGAAGGATTTGGTTCTTTGTGGAGAGGGAACACTGTCAATGTTATTCGTTATTTCCCCACTCAG GCCTTGAACTTTGCCTTCAAGGATTACTTCAAGAAGCTTTTCAACTTCAAGAAAGACAGAGATGGTTACTGGAAATGGTTTGCTGGGAACTTGGCATCTGGTGGTGCAGCTGGTGCTTCTTCCCTTCTCTTTGTCTACTCCTTGGATTATGCTCGAACTCGTCTTACAAATGATGCAAAGGCTGCAAAGAAGGGAGGAGAGAGACAATTCAACGGTTTTGTTGATGTCTACAGGAAAACCCTAAAATCTGATGGTATTGCCGGGCTTTACCGTGGTTTCAACATTTCATGTGTTGGAATCATTGTTTACCGTGCTCTATATTTTGGAATGTACGACTCTCTGAAGCCAGTGCTTTTGACTGGAAGCATGCAG GATAGTTTCTTCGCTAGCTTTGCTCTTGGTTGGCTCATCACAAATGGTGCTGGCCTTGCATCTTACCCAATTGACACTGTTCGTAGAAGAATGATGATGACTTCTGGTGAAGCTGTCAAATACAAGAGCTCGCTCGATGCCTTCTCTCAGATCTTGAAAAACGAAGGTGCCAAGTCTCTATTCAAGGGTGCTGGAGCTAACATCCTTCGTGCCATTGCCGGTGCGGGTGTGCTCGCTGGATACGACAAGTTGCAGCTCATTGTTTTCGGAAAGAAGTACGGATCCGGTGGTGCTTAA
- the LOC107919600 gene encoding transcription factor MYB83, translated as MRKPVADPPNMGKDNNKVKLRKGLWSPEEDEKLMKYMLSNGQGCWSDIARNAGLQRCGKSCRLRWINYLRPDLKRGAFCPQEEDLIIHLHSILGNRWSQIAARLPGRTDNEIKNFWNSTLKKRLKTTTTTPTCSSLNNSDSISEQPRTDGVGAIFPVNEHDIDIMGASLSSSSSSPTSMSYPSMVTLNQFDPFPHLNNSYDMKGSFNAPTWLTTTQGGWGEGLFYGDYGKIGLEGEFSLPPLETTAAIANNNNNSCFNNTAGEKNHGQSFKVEVDNMFGLENNNHHWHGESLRMGEWDFEELMDNISSFPNFLDNFHC; from the exons ATGAGGAAACCTGTTGCAGATCCACCAAACATGGGAAAAGACAACAACAAGGTGAAGCTGAGGAAGGGACTTTGGTCGCCTGAGGAAGACGAGAAGCTGATGAAGTACATGTTGAGTAACGGACAAGGGTGTTGGAGTGACATTGCTAGGAATGCTGGTTTGCAGAGGTGCGGTAAGAGCTGCCGTCTTCGTTGGATTAATTATTTGAGACCTGATCTCAAGCGTGGTGCATTTTGTCCTCAAGAGGAAGATCTTATTATACATTTGCATTCCATCCTTGGCAACAG GTGGTCTCAAATCGCAGCTCGTCTTCCAGGAAGAACAGATAATGAAATAAAGAATTTCTGGAACTCCACACTAAAGAAACGATTGAAAACCACCACCACCACTCCCACATGTTCGTCGCTAAACAACAGTGATTCAATATCAGAGCAGCCAAGAACAGATGGTGTAGGAGCCATTTTTCCGGTGAACGAACACGACATCGACATCATGGGTGCTTCTTTATCGTCGTCTTCTTCGTCACCAACATCCATGTCCTACCCATCCATGGTCACATTAAACCAGTTCGACCCATTCCCTCACCTCAATAACTCATATGACATGAAGGGTTCATTCAATGCGCCAACATGGTTAACAACAACACAAGGTGGTTGGGGAGAGGGATTATTTTATGGTGATTATGGGAAAATAGGGTTAGAAGGGGAGTTTTCTCTTCCTCCACTTGAGACCACTGCTGCCATTgccaataacaacaataatagtTGCTTCAACAACACAGCTGGTGAGAAGAATCACGGTCAAAGCTTCAAAGTAGAGGTGGACAATATGTTTGGGTTAGAAAATAATAATCATCATTGGCATGGAGAAAGCTTGAGAATGGGAGAATGGGATTTTGAGGAATTGATGGATAATATATCTTCTTTTCCTAATTTCCTCGACAATTTCCATTGCtga
- the LOC107918626 gene encoding protein DETOXIFICATION 43: HFRLVLKTDSIGMEILRMAFPAALALAADPIASLIDTAFIGRIGAVELAAVGVSIAIFNQAARITIYPLVSITTSFVAQEQTLADTTIHAPKSDHPENDGGNKEQIITPQDLEKGSDKITSTCKQPPYGDGVTSEVKKGKRHIPSASTAMVFGLVLGLLQTLFLVFGAKILLLVMGVKPNSPMMKPALKYLTLRSMGAPAVLLSLAMQGIFRGFKDTKTPLYATVVGDVTNIILDPIFIFVLRLGVSGAAIAHVLSQYLITLILLCQLVKQVKLLPFHIKDLQFGRFLKNGVMLMGRVIAVTFCVTLSASMAARLGPTPMAAFQICLQVWLTSSLLADGLAVAGQAILACAFAEKDYEKVAAVAVRVLQMSFVMGMGLAVVVGVGLHFGSGIFSKDAAVLRLISIGVVFVAVTQPINSLAFVCDGVNFGSSDFAYTAYSMILVGGASIASIFLLSKSNGFIGIWVALTIYMVLRAFAGIWRMVTGTGPWRFLRTPL, from the exons cattttaggCTTGTTTTGAAAACTGATTCAATCGGGATGGAGATATTAAGGATGGCATTCCCAGCAGCCTTGGCCTTAGCTGCTGATCCCATTGCTTCTCTCATTGACACCGCTTTCATTGGCCGTATAG GAGCGGTGGAGCTAGCTGCTGTAGGGGTTTCCATCGCCATATTCAACCAAGCTGCGAGGATCACCATTTACCCTCTTGTTAGCATCACAACTTCATTTGTTGCTCAAGAACAAACTCTTGCAGATACCACCATTCATGCCCCAAAATCCGACCATCCTGAAAATGACGGCGGCAACAAGGAGCAGATCATCACTCCCCAAGACTTGGAAAAAGGTTCAGACAAAATAACAAGTACATGTAAGCAGCCGCCATATGGGGATGGTGTTACCAGTGAAgttaaaaaagggaaaagacaTATCCCATCAGCATCGACTGCAATGGTTTTCGGTTTAGTGCTCGGTCTGCTACAAACCCTGTTCCTGGTTTTCGGTGCCAAAATTCTCCTGCTTGTTATGGGTGTCAAACCT AATTCCCCTATGATGAAACCTGCACTAAAGTACTTGACATTGAGATCCATGGGAGCTCCTGCAGTTCTTCTTTCTTTGGCCATGCAAGGGATTTTCCGAGGTTTTAAGGATACCAAAACACCTTTATACGCTACTG TTGTCGGAGATGTAACAAATATCATATTGGacccaatatttatttttgtgttaagACTAGGTGTTAGTGGTGCAGCCATAGCACATGTTCTTTCTCA GTATTTGATTACACTGATCCTTTTATGCCAATTGGTGAAACAAGTGAAACTTTTACCTTTTCATATCAAGGACCTCCAATTTGGAAGATTTCTTAAAAATG GCGTTATGTTAATGGGAAGAGTTATAGCTGTCACATTTTGTGTGACATTGTCAGCATCAATGGCTGCTAGGCTTGGTCCAACACCAATGGCTGCATTTCAAATCTGCTTACAAGTTTGGCTCACATCATCTTTGCTTGCTGATGGTTTAGCTGTTGCTGGACAG GCAATTCTTGCGTGTGCATTTGCTGAGAAGGACTATGAGAAGGTGGCAGCAGTGGCAGTTCGGGTATTGCAG ATGAGTTTTGTGATGGGAATGGGGCTAGCAGTTGTGGTTGGAGTTGGTTTACACTTTGGGTCAGGGATCTTCTCCAAAGATGCTGCTGTTTTGCGCCTTATCAGCATAGGAGTAGTG TTTGTAGCAGTTACACAACCAATCAACTCGTTAGCTTTCGTTTGTGATGGCGTAAACTTTGGATCATCTGACTTTGCTTACACAGCTTACTCCATG ATACTGGTAGGTGGAGCAAGCATTGCATCAATATTCCTTCTCTCCAAAAGCAATGGTTTTATAGGAATCTGGGTTGCATTAACCATTTACATGGTTCTGCGTGCCTTTGCTGGTATTTGGAG GATGGTAACTGGTACAGGACCATGGCGCTTCCTAAGGACTCCATTGTAA
- the LOC107920205 gene encoding zinc finger CCCH domain-containing protein 30 — MCVGPEHSKSGDMNHLTVKTEDSFSSLHELASNNDVEGIKQSIEKDVSSIDEVGLWYCREKGSNRIVAKHRTPLMVAATYGSVDVVKLILTHSEAVNLSCGTDKSTALHCAASGGSLHAIDVVNLLLSAGADTNSSDANGCRPADVVVVHPKLQSMRAVMEELLSGHVSDDPFGKQNLRISIDNSTSGLPPLSSSPENRSSPSPSHLASSPMASKFVDIPVNSTTERKEYPVDPSLPDIKNSVYAADEFRMFSFKIRPCSRAYSHDWTECPFVHPGENARRRDPRKYHYSCVPCPDFRKGACRRGDMCEYAHGVFECWLHPAQYRTRMCKDGTSCDRRVCFFAHTAEELRPLYVSTGSAVPSPRSSASAASVMDMAAVMGLLPGSPSSVSALSPSPFNQPMSPSANGLSHSSAAWPQPNVPTLHLPGSNFQSSRLRSSLSARDIPCEGFDMWPDFDAHEQILNDLTCVSQSHNSPVSVSRSCRSKTLTPSNLEELFSAEISSYPRYTDQAAASAIFSPTHKSAVLNQFQQQQSKLSPINTSVFAPRNVEHPLLQASFGVGSPGRMSPRSTEPISPMAARLSAHVQLEKQRQQQLSCLSSRELGSPVNCPWSKWGSPNGKLNWSVSADELGQLRKSSYELRNSSEGPDLSWGQSLVKESPPEMIKEKLVAPAPHGASSGDISNDSNSQINSVDHSVLGAWIEQMQLDQLVV, encoded by the coding sequence ATGTGCGTTGGTCCGGAGCATTCAAAATCTGGAGATATGAATCACTTAACTGTGAAAACTGAGGACTCTTTTTCTAGCTTACATGAGCTTGCTTCTAATAATGATGTTGAGGGAATTAAGCAATCTATAGAGAAGGACGTTTCTTCGATCGATGAGGTTGGACTTTGGTATTGTCGTGAAAAAGGCTCAAACCGAATAGTTGCAAAGCATAGAACTCCATTAATGGTTGCTGCTACCTATGGCAGTGTTGATGTTGTTAAGCTTATATTGACTCACTCAGAGGCTGTCAACCTATCGTGTGGTACAGACAAAAGTACTGCCCTTCATTGTGCTGCCTCTGGCGGATCTCTTCATGCTATCGATGTTGTTAATCTACTTTTATCAGCTGGTGCTGATACAAATTCTTCTGATGCCAATGGCTGTCGACCTGCTGATGTTGTTGTAGTACATCCAAAGCTCCAAAGCATGAGAGCTGTTATGGAAGAACTTCTTTCGGGACATGTTTCTGATGACCCTTTTGGGAAGCAGAATTTACGGATATCCATTGATAACTCTACTTCTGGCTTGCCACCCCTTTCTTCGTCACCGGAGAATCGATCATCACCCTCTCCTTCACACCTAGCATCTTCACCAATGGCTTCGAAGTTTGTTGATATACCTGTTAACTCTACAACAGAGAGGAAAGAGTACCCTGTTGATCCATCTCTCCCTGATATCAAGAACAGTGTTTATGCAGCTGATGAGTTCCGCATGTTTTCATTCAAGATCCGTCCTTGTTCGAGAGCATACTCTCATGATTGGACGGAGTGTCCATTTGTTCATCCAGGAGAGAATGCACGGAGAAGGGACCCGCGCAAGTACCACTACAGCTGTGTGCCATGCCCTGATTTCAGAAAAGGGGCTTGTAGACGAGGGGATATGTGTGAATATGCTCATGGAGTTTTTGAATGTTGGCTACATCCAGCACAATACCGCACTCGGATGTGCAAGGATGGCACAAGTTGTGATAGGCGGGTATGCTTTTTCGCCCACACTGCTGAGGAACTCCGCCCACTGTATGTCTCGACTGGCTCAGCCGTTCCCTCTCCACGCTCATCTGCATCTGCTGCTAGTGTCATGGACATGGCTGCTGTTATGGGCCTTTTACCTGGTTCACCCTCATCAGTATCTGCCTTATCCCCTTCACCATTCAATCAGCCTATGTCTCCATCTGCTAATGGCCTTTCACACTCATCTGCAGCGTGGCCCCAACCAAATGTTCCAACACTTCATCTCCCTGGAAGCAACTTTCAATCAAGTCGCTTGAGATCCTCCCTTAGTGCCCGAGATATCCCATGTGAGGGCTTCGACATGTGGCCTGATTTTGATGCTCATGAACAGATTCTAAATGATTTAACCTGTGTTTCCCAGTCTCATAACAGTCCAGTGTCTGTGAGTCGCTCTTGTCGATCCAAAACATTAACTCCTTCAAACCTTGAAGAGCTATTTTCTGCGGAGATCTCTTCATATCCTAGATATACTGATCAGGCAGCTGCCTCTGCAATATTTTCCCCTACCCATAAATCAGCTGTCCTTAATCAGTTTCAACAGCAACAGAGCAAGTTATCTCCAATCAATACAAGTGTTTTTGCACCAAGAAATGTTGAACACCCACTGTTGCAGGCTTCATTCGGTGTCGGGTCTCCTGGAAGAATGTCACCTAGAAGTACTGAGCCAATCTCCCCCATGGCTGCTCGCTTGTCCGCACATGTTCAGCTTGAGAAGCAACGACAGCAGCAGCTAAGCTGCCTTAGCTCTAGGGAACTTGGATCTCCTGTGAATTGTCCTTGGTCCAAGTGGGGTTCGCCTAATGGAAAGTTGAACTGGTCAGTTAGTGCAGACGAACTAGGTCAATTACGAAAATCATCATACGAGCTTCGTAACAGTAGCGAGGGGCCCGACTTATCTTGGGGCCAGTCTCTTGTAAAGGAATCCCCACCTGAGATGATAAAAGAGAAGCTGGTAGCTCCTGCTCCACATGGTGCATCATCCGGTGACATTTCCAATGATTCCAATTCCCAGATCAATTCTGTGGATCATTCCGTTTTAGGAGCTTGGATCGAGCAAATGCAGCTTGATCAGCTTGTTGTGTAG